One Deltaproteobacteria bacterium DNA window includes the following coding sequences:
- the aroA gene encoding 3-phosphoshikimate 1-carboxyvinyltransferase codes for MSQLIVQPAKILEGEVKLPGDKSISHRAIIFGALSHGKTVIRNLLEGDDVLRTIQIFRDLGVRIEKNGDRWVVHGKGAEGLKRSPTPLYCGNSGTTMRLMTGLLAALPFESVLTGDASLDRRPMGRVIVPLSKMGARIFEEWQEGRRFIHVWGTKLKAIRYRLPVPSAQVKSALLLAGLVAEVSVQVREPIKTRDHTERMLKLFRDRRGKNLIIPGDPSSAAFFVVAGLIHSNPKSHLLIKNLLLNPTRIGFLKVLGKMGGEIKIQRQGTMAGELTGNLTVSPSCLRAVSLGGELVPSLIDEVPILAVAASRAGGKSRFRDMKELRIKESDRISSIASEFPKFGVKVVEKKNGFEIKGTDRVQGGIGESYGDHRIAMSLAILGTAASAESLINDVDCIQTSFPSFISTLRKIGGNVHQVR; via the coding sequence ATGTCTCAGCTAATCGTTCAACCCGCTAAGATTCTTGAGGGGGAGGTCAAGCTCCCCGGTGACAAATCGATTTCACATCGGGCGATCATCTTCGGGGCGCTTTCACACGGAAAAACAGTGATACGGAACCTTTTGGAGGGAGATGATGTCTTAAGGACAATTCAGATCTTCAGGGATCTCGGGGTTCGTATCGAAAAAAATGGGGATCGCTGGGTTGTCCATGGGAAGGGGGCTGAGGGGCTCAAGAGATCGCCGACCCCGCTTTACTGCGGGAATTCCGGGACCACGATGCGTCTCATGACCGGTCTCTTGGCGGCGCTCCCTTTTGAATCGGTCTTGACGGGGGATGCCTCACTCGATCGCCGGCCGATGGGTCGTGTGATCGTTCCCCTTTCCAAAATGGGGGCGAGGATCTTTGAGGAATGGCAGGAGGGGCGGCGTTTTATCCATGTTTGGGGGACAAAACTGAAGGCGATCCGGTATCGGCTTCCGGTCCCTTCGGCCCAGGTCAAGTCGGCGCTGCTTTTGGCCGGTCTTGTTGCCGAGGTATCGGTTCAGGTCCGGGAGCCGATCAAGACGAGGGATCATACGGAAAGGATGCTAAAACTCTTTCGGGATCGCCGAGGCAAAAATCTCATAATCCCCGGTGATCCCTCATCCGCCGCTTTTTTTGTTGTGGCGGGTCTTATTCACTCAAATCCAAAGAGTCATCTTCTGATTAAAAATCTCTTGTTGAATCCAACCCGGATCGGATTTTTAAAAGTTTTGGGCAAGATGGGGGGGGAGATAAAAATTCAGAGGCAGGGGACAATGGCCGGAGAACTGACAGGAAATCTGACTGTTTCCCCAAGCTGCTTAAGGGCGGTTTCTCTCGGGGGGGAACTGGTTCCCAGTTTGATTGACGAGGTGCCGATCCTTGCCGTCGCTGCCTCAAGGGCGGGGGGGAAGAGTCGCTTTCGCGATATGAAAGAGTTGCGTATCAAGGAGAGCGATCGGATCAGTTCCATCGCCTCCGAATTCCCAAAATTTGGGGTCAAGGTAGTTGAGAAAAAAAACGGTTTTGAGATCAAAGGCACCGATCGGGTTCAAGGCGGTATCGGGGAGAGTTATGGGGATCACCGGATTGCGATGTCGCTCGCGATCCTTGGGACGGCCGCCTCGGCAGAGAGCCTGATAAATGACGTTGATTGTATACAGACCTCTTTCCCGAGCTTTATTTCAACGCTAAGAAAAATTGGTGGTAACGTCCATCAAGTTCGCTGA
- a CDS encoding 30S ribosomal protein S1, whose protein sequence is MVTHEDFASLLEKSFTKSLPQEGDVIKGKVVAITKDFALIDFGYKQEGQIPISEFRTGPSELSVKIGDEVEAYLDVLESPEGCVFLSKEKAATFKVWDKLQEAFDQDGFVEGVVVSKVKGGLSVDIGVKAFLPASQIDVRPPGNLDRLLGKNFKLKILKLNKKKGNIIVSRRALLEKNREFAKQEILGNLSEGEAVTGSVKNLTDYGAFIDLGGLDGLLHITDMSWSRVGHPSEILSVGQEIQVKILKIDGETGRVSLGLKQLTADPWEKVPEKYPIGSQARGRVVNVTDYGAFVELEEGIEGLVHVSEMSWSRKIKHPSKVVSVGDFVDAVILDLDREAHKISLGMKQISKNPWETAAEKFAVGTKVKGSVRNIADFGLFIGLLPELDGLIHVSDLFWVRNARPLTEIYHKGDEIEAIVLNLDKENERLALGIKQLTEDPWTRIKKNYAIGTRCEGTVLWAASKMIAVGLEEGVEALLDFSKEEEGLEAKVGDKISVVIHSLDERDRKVLVGPYVEEESSKGKSKKKK, encoded by the coding sequence ATGGTCACACACGAAGATTTTGCAAGCCTTTTAGAAAAAAGCTTTACCAAGTCCCTTCCGCAGGAGGGGGATGTGATAAAGGGCAAGGTCGTTGCGATTACCAAAGATTTTGCCTTGATCGACTTTGGGTATAAGCAAGAGGGGCAGATCCCGATCTCCGAGTTTCGGACCGGTCCGTCTGAACTTTCTGTCAAGATTGGCGATGAGGTTGAGGCGTATCTCGATGTACTGGAATCTCCCGAGGGGTGTGTATTTCTCTCGAAAGAGAAGGCGGCGACATTCAAGGTTTGGGACAAACTCCAGGAGGCCTTTGACCAGGATGGTTTTGTGGAAGGGGTGGTGGTTTCAAAGGTCAAGGGAGGGCTGTCTGTTGATATCGGGGTGAAGGCGTTTCTCCCTGCCTCTCAGATCGATGTCCGTCCTCCGGGAAATCTCGATCGTCTGCTCGGGAAAAATTTTAAGCTCAAAATCCTGAAACTGAACAAGAAGAAAGGAAATATCATCGTTTCGAGAAGGGCCCTGCTTGAGAAGAATCGTGAATTTGCAAAACAGGAAATTTTGGGAAATCTTTCGGAGGGGGAGGCGGTCACTGGAAGTGTGAAGAATCTGACCGACTACGGCGCTTTTATTGATCTGGGCGGATTGGATGGGCTTCTCCATATTACCGATATGAGTTGGTCCCGGGTGGGACATCCGAGTGAGATTTTAAGTGTCGGTCAAGAGATCCAGGTGAAGATTTTAAAGATCGATGGGGAGACTGGACGGGTTTCTTTGGGGCTTAAGCAGTTGACCGCTGATCCGTGGGAGAAGGTTCCTGAAAAATATCCGATCGGATCACAGGCCCGGGGACGTGTCGTGAATGTGACGGACTACGGCGCTTTTGTTGAGCTCGAAGAGGGGATTGAAGGCCTCGTGCATGTCTCCGAGATGAGTTGGTCGCGGAAGATCAAACATCCCTCAAAAGTTGTCTCTGTCGGAGACTTTGTCGATGCCGTTATCCTTGATCTGGATCGAGAGGCGCACAAGATTTCCCTTGGCATGAAACAGATCTCCAAAAACCCATGGGAGACAGCTGCTGAAAAATTTGCTGTTGGGACGAAGGTAAAAGGCTCTGTCCGCAATATCGCTGATTTTGGTCTTTTTATCGGTCTCCTGCCGGAGCTCGATGGTCTCATTCATGTTTCGGATCTCTTTTGGGTACGGAATGCACGTCCGTTGACCGAGATCTATCACAAGGGGGATGAGATCGAGGCGATTGTTTTAAACCTTGATAAGGAAAACGAAAGACTGGCCCTCGGTATCAAGCAGCTTACAGAAGATCCATGGACCAGAATCAAAAAAAATTATGCCATTGGAACGCGTTGTGAGGGGACAGTCCTCTGGGCCGCCTCGAAGATGATTGCTGTCGGCTTGGAAGAAGGGGTTGAGGCGCTTCTTGATTTTTCAAAAGAAGAAGAAGGCCTTGAGGCGAAAGTCGGGGATAAAATTTCAGTTGTGATCCATTCCCTCGATGAAAGAGACCGAAAAGTTCTTGTAGGTCCGTACGTTGAGGAAGAATCCTCCAAGGGGAAGAGCAAAAAGAAAAAATGA
- the sppA gene encoding signal peptide peptidase SppA produces the protein MKRWFFVFVLLAGLAALLLARSPSGNLAVVKIEGGIFESDPTLRQFEDLKKSEEVKAVVLRIESPGGSIGASQEIHDGVEDLKKVKTVVASLGSVAASGGYYVALPSHKIVANPGTITGSIGVRMEYLNVENLLNFVKVHQETLKSGRWKDVGSPTRPMDAEERAFLETILKKLHDQFKKTVASHRGLSAEQVGELAQGQIFTGEEAKEKGLVDELGNLQTAIQTAASLAGLEKPEIFYPEKEYKGFLEWIFGRAGTAVRKMFIDVPRVQFFY, from the coding sequence ATGAAGCGATGGTTTTTTGTCTTTGTCCTGCTGGCAGGTCTGGCGGCTCTTTTGTTGGCCAGATCTCCATCAGGAAATCTTGCTGTGGTGAAGATCGAGGGGGGGATTTTTGAATCCGATCCTACGTTGCGCCAATTTGAAGATCTAAAAAAATCAGAGGAAGTCAAAGCGGTCGTCTTGAGAATCGAATCGCCCGGGGGGAGCATCGGAGCGTCTCAGGAGATTCATGATGGGGTTGAGGATCTGAAGAAAGTGAAGACTGTCGTCGCTTCCTTGGGAAGTGTCGCTGCCTCGGGAGGGTATTATGTCGCGCTTCCAAGCCACAAGATTGTTGCGAATCCCGGGACAATTACGGGAAGTATCGGTGTCCGTATGGAGTATCTGAATGTGGAAAACCTTCTAAACTTCGTCAAGGTGCATCAAGAGACCTTGAAGAGCGGTCGATGGAAAGATGTTGGTTCCCCGACGCGTCCCATGGATGCGGAAGAGAGGGCCTTTCTGGAAACGATCTTGAAGAAACTTCATGACCAGTTTAAAAAGACAGTTGCCTCTCATCGCGGACTTTCAGCTGAACAGGTGGGTGAGTTGGCCCAAGGCCAAATTTTCACCGGGGAAGAGGCAAAAGAAAAAGGGCTTGTTGATGAGTTGGGAAATCTGCAGACCGCTATTCAAACAGCCGCCTCTCTTGCCGGTCTTGAAAAACCTGAGATCTTCTATCCTGAAAAAGAATATAAAGGTTTTCTTGAGTGGATTTTTGGACGGGCCGGGACAGCCGTCAGGAAAATGTTTATTGATGTTCCAAGGGTGCAGTTTTTTTATTAG
- a CDS encoding integration host factor subunit beta, whose amino-acid sequence MTKSELVQKLIDKASHISQKDMERIVNSIFDMMSDALCQGNRIELRGFGTFEVRKREPREGRNPKSGSKVMLGLRKTPFFKAGKELKEIINNHKG is encoded by the coding sequence ATGACAAAGAGTGAACTGGTACAGAAACTGATCGATAAGGCCTCCCATATTTCCCAGAAGGATATGGAGAGGATCGTCAATTCCATATTTGACATGATGTCCGATGCGCTTTGTCAGGGAAACCGGATCGAGCTGCGTGGATTCGGGACATTTGAAGTCAGAAAGCGCGAGCCGCGTGAGGGAAGAAACCCAAAATCCGGTTCCAAGGTGATGTTGGGCCTCCGAAAAACCCCTTTTTTCAAGGCAGGAAAAGAGTTAAAAGAGATCATTAATAATCATAAAGGATAA